One Loxodonta africana isolate mLoxAfr1 chromosome 15, mLoxAfr1.hap2, whole genome shotgun sequence genomic window carries:
- the LGALSL gene encoding galectin-related protein, producing the protein MAGPATDSDAVVKLDDGHLNNSLGSPVQADVYFPRLIVPFCGHIKGGMRPGKKVLVMGIVDLNPESFAISLTCGDSEDPPADVAIELKAVFTERQLLRNSCISGERGEEQSAIPYFPFIPDQPFRVEILCEHPRFRVFVDGHQLFDFYHRIQTLSAIDTIKINGDLQLTKLG; encoded by the exons ATGGCGGGACCGGCGACCGACAGTGATGCCGTAGTG AAACTAGACGATGGGCATTTAAACAACTCCTTGGGCTCTCCGGTTCAAGCGGACGTGTACTTCCCACGACTG ATAGTTCCGTTTTGTGGGCACATTAAAGGTGGCATGAGACCGGGCAAGAAGGTGTTAGTGATGGGCATCGTAGACCTCAACCCAGAGAG ttttgcAATCAGCTTGACCTGTGGTGACTCGGAAGACCCACCAGCCGATGTGGCAATTGAACTCAAGGCTGTGTTTACAGAACGGCAGCTACTCAGAAATTCTTGTATATCTGGGGAGAGGGGGGAAGAACAGTCAGCAATACCTTACTTTCCATTCATCCCAGACCAGCCATTCAgg GTGGAAATTCTCTGTGAGCACCCACGGTTCAGAGTGTTTGTGGACGGACACCAACTCTTTGATTTTTACCACCGCATTCAAACATTATCTGCCATCGACACCATCAAGATAAATGGGGACCTCCAGCTCACTAAGCTTGGTTGA